The DNA segment ACCACATTGCCCAAGTAGGGGACATATATTATTCACTCGAGTCAGTTTAATCCCACAAAAGATAATGGAGATGCATCGTCTTCTATAACAATGAGGAACTGTACAACTTGAGCATGATGGGGATTAAAACCCGAATTTCCTGGTTGTGAGTGATGCTCTAGTAGACAAGGGGTAAACGTTTAGGCTTGAGCTTAGCTTGATTTAAAATAAGACTATATTAAGGCCATATATAAGTAGGTAACGAGCCAAAATTAATCATTCAACTGGGCTTCATGCTAACATTTAATGTCAACTTCGAACATGGTAGCCTCGACCCAAATTGGCTCGATTACAACCTTAACCATGACCGTCACAGATCGCAGTAACACTGCCAATTTTTCACAGTATTGGTTTACAACGAAAATTGAGGCACGTTGAAAGAAGCAACTTAAATTAAAGGTATCGGATAAACCGAGAAATACCCGAACTCCCATCAAAATCTTAACATAAACCACAAGAAATGAACAAGGACGAAAGTTGGTGTAATCAAATGGAAACTAGCAACCAAAGTGGGGAGGGGGATCCGAAGGCACCTGCTTGAGAAGGGCAACGGACAGGGCTGATGCAACTCAGAGATTTGGCGTTTAAAGCCGATGTACAACTCGCCATCTTTGCCGACGCTTCAATTTTAGGGATCCCTCTTCTTCCACCTGCCCTCGTCTCCTCACTGAGATATATTTGCGAGAGGGGCCGGGCTGATAGAATGAAAGCGGGGGCATTGTAATGATAATAAAAAGGATAATAATATAGTGTGGAACTTTTGGGCATTTCCACAAACCAACAGAAATCGAGTCAATCTCTATACTAAGACACTAAAATATTATATTGCATATTAATTTATCTAGGTGTAGCCGCGTCAATGTCTCATTCCGAGTAAGATCTGAGGTGGCCGATGCTCACGGTCCAGAACGATCAGCCTAATTAATCCGGCGATTAGCATCACGCGCGGCTACCAAACCAAGCGTACATGTTGCTCGAGATCTAAGCGCGAAATGATGCTTTCCAATCTGCAGGATCCGAATGGTGAACCAGCGGTCGAATATTGGAATTGAACCAGCTTAGTTCGAAATCAAAATCAGGAATTGAAACCGAAATCAGAATTGTCGATTTTGATTCTGGTTTCAAAATGAACTCTTATATAGTTCGATTtcgatttttaaaatttaaaaattaagatcGTCGATTTAAAAAGCAAGATAAAATCCACCATAAATGTATAATTCATAACAAACTAGGCGTGTCAGGTAGTGGGTGCATCAAGGAGGGTCAAACGTACGCACGGTGGACCGTGGAACGGTTGTTCCACTGACCATACCTCACGAAACATGATTTGGAATGTTTGGTTCGGAAGGCCACCCGTCGTCCATCTGGAATCCAAAATACTATTCGCCACCAACTAATTGGCTCCACAAACCGATCCCACATCTCACATTCTTACCTCCCATTCTGAGTCACTCAGGCGCACGATGTGTGGAGGTGCATGTTCCGCGATGCAAACATATGATGCGTTCTTTGTTTTATCGGTTATATACCTCAACAGAATGAAAGGAAAAGGAACACAGCTCAGCCATTGCTTCGGAACTGCTGCACCTGACATCCGCAAGGAGCTGATGCGGGAGATCGAGTCACAACGTCGTAGCCCCTCTGCAGGTCAGTGGTTAGTTTTCGTTCACATGAAGTTTATTCTGGAACTCGCGTAATTACTTAAGCCTAGCTAGTTGAAGCGTGGGTACAAGTCAAGGTCGGTATTATGTTGATGCTATTAAGAGATTGAAAGGATATATTGCTTGCAAACTTTAGACATTCTTCCGATCTGCAGCGTCCGATGTACATAGCTGGAGGCAATATGTAATAGTTGAATGTTTCGTTGCCACCGATCCAAAACCATCTGCATGAATCAAATCGGCTTCATTTGTAGTCTACAAGTGTCCGGGGCTAAGAATCTCATTTTGTTCTAACATAGTTCATGAGGTTTTCCGTCCTTTAGTATGCCATCATTAAGGACGATAGTGGAATTGCATAGAAGCGCTAACAAACCATCATATGGAATTAAAAAGGGAAAGCAGCAGGTTTACCCAAGAACAAGCACATCAGCATCACACTCGGCCTCTCGTCGATTCTTAACCTCAACTTGATAACCCACCTAATTTGTTTGTCCTTCAATTCTTGAGGCTGCAAGGTGTCGGTTTTCTCTCTTCTTGTTTTTGCTCTTCTTTTTTCTGTTTCGTTGTTCTTTTGCGTGTAGAAGCAACAATGGTTTCATTTCGCCGTTCCATTAGACTATAATCAACCTCTTCCTAGGACTCGTTGAAGCTTTTAATTTTGGTCGACAATGTGGCAGTACAAAACTCCATACGGCCTACGTCCCACTGTCAAGTGCACATCTCTCTCTACATCTCTAGAGGACCGTACTCAATTTTGGTCTGGGAGGAGGTTCTTGAGTCCTCCCAGAAGATTCCAACTACCAACTGGGAATATTGCTGCCATTTAGGCAAGTGTGGCACCGATTAAGAGAAACTAGCAAGTCAAAAATCTACCACTTTGGTTCAAATCTAACATAATTTAAGATAAATCAACACTAAGTGCTACTAATGAGATATTCAACACAAAGTGTCCGATCATACTCATCCCATATTAGAAGTGTTCAAAtcgaataaaaaaatcaaatcaaatcaaaattattaatttaaaatcgaTTCAGTCTAAATCAATTCATCAATGGTTTAATTGTAAAGACTATAAACGGTTCTGATTTGGAATACCCTTCTTTGATTCAACTAACCACTTTGAATCAAATGGAaccaaattaattttaatttaaaagttatcattttaattaaatttactaTCCTAAGCCTAATTTTACATTTAATGTGTGCTCAATTTTATAAATCTTTTCGTGTCATCCAATTAGATTAATATTATGTTtcgattcaattgaattgaatcgattcatttaaaatatatatttttaaattacttaAAACTATAAATTGATTAATCAATTAACTGAACCAAATTCACCAATTTTGAATCAATTTGATTAGATGAATCGATTCCAATTCAACCTATCTTATTTTAATCGAACtgaattgaaaagaaaaaaaaagatttgaacCAATTTCAACACTCTTATCCCAAACTATGGAATTATGAGTTAGTTGGACTTAAATCATATTCAATCAAAGTGATTGGATATGAATACTAAATCCATATACATTGATTGTCAAAATCCAAGTTCTAAGTAGTTTTCTAAGCTCTTGTGCCTACCTTATTCTGTACTAACAATCATGATATCAGATAAGATGTTATGACCACTAATCTCCTTCctgaaatataatgatcatgTATGATATATAATATCTGTCGAATTATTGCTTTCTGTTGGGCAACACTGGTAAACCCGCTGTGTTGGTGTCGCATTTATAGAGACTCAACTTCCAGTCAGACCAAACCGAACAGTCTATATAGGCCAGAATAGAACTGGTGTTCCCAAATGGGTGCATATTAACTTGGCTTTCAACGTTGGTTGCGGACCTAAACGAACAACCAAATTTGGTTTCAAAACAGAGCATCACAGATGTGATGGGTCATGGACTTCGTCAAGTCCTGGGCTAGCAATGTTTCCATGCTCATAAGTCTTCGAAGAGGATTTGTTGGTCAATGAATTGTCTCTACTAAGATACTGACTTTTAGCAAAGGCAACCATTGGTAAAGGTGCAAAAAAAACCTGCACAAAATCTATATCCAGATCCGTTGCCATAGGTCTGAAGAGTAAAGCCTTGTGTAGCTGCTGCTACAGACAGATACACAATGctttcttgggtcactgtttggtccAGTCCTAATAACTATGATTTAAGATGGTTATTAACAATAAATGATTCGTTTTGAACTCAATGTAAATCTAATTATACTACATGTATCTCATAAAAACATAAACAAGTATATGCACAAATGACATAAGCACATGACAAGTCGAGATTATCTTAGAGAAATAATTGCAAGTATAACAAGTATAGAGAAAAAGGGTAGATTTTCCCCATTCAACCATAATCAATAAATGAAGGAAATGCACATACCAAGCTTAAAAGATTCTTTTGTATACTGCTGGTCGAAAACTTCTTCTCTTTTAACTGTTAGACACAACAAAAACGATAAGAATTAAGAAATATATCTAGCAAGTGCTTCTGATCAACAAGCTTTACTTGAGATGGCAATCATATGTTTTAGATTGTACTTTGGGCTGCAAAATGTTTGTTCAGTTGGTCCATCAGTTCACTAGCCATATCAACTACACTTTGTAAGGGTTTCTAAAATTATTCTCATGAGACAGGCTTGTATTTATCTACTAAATAGGTCAGTAATTGAATAGAGATATAAGTCACCATTCAGAAACTTCATGTTTCTCTTCTAAAAGGCTTCAGTTGTTTCAGTGCTTGACATATGTATCATATCCGCATAAAACAGAGTGCAAAAATAAGCCAGCATGATAAGACTGGAACTACTTTGCTAAGATATCCCAATGATCTATTAGCACTTTGTCTCCTTTTGGACTTCAAATTTGTTAGAATCTGAGAGGCTTGAGGAAAGAAAGTTTGGTGAAGCTACACAGCAGGAAGAAAGAATGCAAATGAGTAAATCAAAGTTAGGTAATAACCAAAGCTACACCGATAAACTACTTCTGTTCCCCATAGGTTATGTATTATCATTTGAGCTACAACATATGAAGTTAGTAGGTAGACCAGATCGAGACACACATCAAATGATTTAGATACCAATCCAACTATTCCTGTAGGATAGGGAACGAATCAGATCAGATAATATAAAGCACCTCTTAATGATGACACAAGAAGGATAATGTTAGGCAGCATCTATGTGCCAGAAGCCATTTTATTGTCATATTGACCCAAAAGCAATTCCTGAATTGAATCTAGATAATCCTGATACATGTTATATTAGATGCATCCCAAAACTTCGAACCTTAATCAACTAGCCATATCCATTATCAATGATTAGTCTGCGAATTTTCAAGAAGAATTGACACCATGCATGATATGTACAAACCTTCCTGGcttattttatattatcttaCTCTCTTCAACCCGTATCTCAAATCATGACCCAGAACATATGCTCTACAGAACAACACATCTTTAGCATGTCCTCAACCTACCACCATCCCGTTGTCCACTGCTTTGATATCCACCTACCACAAAAATTCAAACCCAAACCCATTTTAAGAAACATGGATACAAACTTTGGATTATAGATCTATATTCTCGTCCAcatgaaaatatagataaatgTGTAGAAACGCCAATATCTAATCTGCTATGCAGGAGATAAATGCTTAACTAAGCTACCAAAGAACCATTACAGAGCATGAGTACCGCCATTAAGAATTTCTTCATCAGTCCatgaataaatatttatatcaccTAAAAGCAAGAATGGACACTAATAACTTCCAGCAGAATCTCATGAATGATGTGAGAAAACCAAACAGACCTAAAAAGAATTGCTATTTTAAAAAGGATAGACATCAGAAAGTCTTCCGAGAACAAACAAAAACTAGCCACAACCCTAGTTTCCACTCCGAACGACAAAACAAGACAAATCGAAATGATCTCGAGATCTAAAGGGGGCACGGAATGGGGCAAAGAAAGAAAACCGCCTCAATCACGGGGGAAAATAACTTGACATTGGAGCGGAGGGAGATGATCTCGGAGATCAGACGAGatggcggcagcggtggtggagaTCGGATGAGAAGGTGGAGGCAACGGCGACGGTAGTTATAAAGGAGAGGAAGGAGATCGGAAGAGAAAGGGTTGTTGGAGAGAGGAGAGCGCGCAGGGCTGAGGGCTCTCATAAATAGCCCGCGGGAGACGTGGTTCGAGTATGGGGACTCTTTTGGGAAGCTAATCCAACGGCTGAGGAAGCCTTCATCGTTATATGTAAACCTTGCGCAGCATAATGTGTGATTAGTCGTACTTCTCATGGCGAGAGGTGTTATTATGCTGTAGAAAACGTGCATGATCATCATAAggtcatcttctctctctctctcgattccTTTATTTTTCTTAGATGTAGTCACAACGTTTTGCTCTATCTCTTGCTCCATTGTTTTATCTACAATAATAAATTTCTTTATTATGAGTCTAATATATTCGTTCAATGCCCAATTTCTTCAATGCGTACAATGAATATGCTGAATTGTCAATTTATTTTATTGTGCAATTGTTCCATTCTCCCAATGTCGATGCTAAATAGATTAGTCAACGTGTATAAGATCTATTGCAACAACGATATGGTGCATTGACAAGATAAACTTCAGATCAATGTCATAGATGAATCATCACATACTGATGAGATCAAAGAAACTAATAGGTTATGTCCTAAATGTTACATAGATCAATATATGCTGACTAGCAAGTGGTACTTGACTAATTAATGTTTCTATTAGTTTCATATCTCTTGAATGTCTGGCCTTCTCTttcacctttttcttttcttgtgatCTGATGAAGCAAAATATGCACATGCATCGAAGATAACCAACCATGCATCCATAGTAGAGATTATGTCTACCATGGACTGATTGAACAACTTGATCTTAGTTGTTTATGAGATATAGGAGAAGCAAAGGAGTATtaagttattatttttttcttcacaaggagtgatttataaataataataataaaatcataagtttcAATTATTGTCATTGAAATTTGTAAGAGATCATATGTCTAGTTAAGCTTAGAATgcctaaatttttatttataatttttattttttattagaatTTCTTCTTTCTCACTCCTTATAtcattaacattaattattttactttttctAACTATATGTCTCCTCAACACATGTtcgtattattttaaataatttttttgacattATTTATGTAATGATTGATATTCATGGAACGTTCGAGaaaatgaatgtaaaacaatatgGTCATAGATGCATATACTTTGTGCACctaaataaatgaaaaataatattatgatgctGGTGAGTAGAGCAAATGGCAGAAAAGATGCATGCAATGTTAAGGGAAGCAGCTGTGAGGTTGTTGAATGGCATGAGCTACTCTTTTGATCAATTGAGTTAATACAACAAATTAGTTTGCATAAAAGATTTAGAACTTAAATCATCATTACAAACTTTGGTAAACATAAGATTACATTTCCCACGCTAGCTATTCATGATCAGAGCTGAACAAGATATTGCAAACCCATATTTCTGTTCAAGCTCTTATTTACACAACACAAATATAGCTCGGTAATCTACCAACCAAGTAAAATTTACTTGCCTGCATGATCTGCAAACTGCTCATGAACACCTTCCTCCAAACCAATCTGACCCACAAAGCCTGCTTCCCAAAAGGTTCCAAATCCGCACACAGGACCTGAAGGTGCAGTAGAGGCGCCTGCTGGTTGCATTTCTTGGTTATTCCCATTAGCgctattgttgttgttgatggTGTTGTCGAGAATAATGTTATCATCGTTGTTACTGACATTGTGCTGCAGCTGGAAGGCATCCTCATTGATCAACGAGTCAAGGAAAGAGGAGAAGATATCATCTGTGTAACAGTCGATCCCAATCCCTCCATCTTCGCTGGTACCGTAATCACCTCCTTCTTGGTTTCCTGTAGCACCATCAAGTAGCTCGTTGTTCCGCCATCCTTCATCGTCATCGTCGTCATCATGCTGAAGGTTCTGTCTGTCCGAAAAGCTTCTCTCGTTATCTTGAACACCGATGCCTCTGCGATGAGTACCCTGAGCACGAAGGACGATGGGATCGATGTTAAGGACtgtgctagggttagggttagtgtaGGACGGTGGTGCAAGAGGCTGTTGGATCGCATCAGGAGTGGAGGAGGCCAAGGGCTTGTGGGTGCGCGGATCTATGCCTTGGCTGATGAGCTTCTTGCTGAGgtgggtgttccagtagttcttgatctcgttatcAGTACGCCCAGGAATCCTCCCAGCTATCAAAGACCACCTGCAGTCGTCGAAACAACAAGATCGGGTCATAAACATGAAGAGGAAACCCTAAGGAGCTGATCCCAAAGAAGAAAAGATCGAAAGGGGCGATGGTGTCTGATGACCGGTTGCCGAGGAGGCGGTGGAGGCGGAGGATGAGATCTTCCTCATCGGGCGCGATGGGACCATGCTTGATGGAGGGGCGGAGGTAGTTCATCCATCGGAGGCGACAGCTCTTGCCGCAGCGGCGGAGCCCAGCGCGCTTGGGCAGCGTACGCCACCGCCCCTCCCCCTCCCGCCGCACGAAGCTCGCCAGCACCTCGTCCTCCTCCGGCGTCCACGGGCCCCGCTTCAGACCCACTTTGCTGCAACACGGCGTCGGCCCTCCACGCCGCCTGCCCTCCACCTCCACCGCCGCCGTCGATGACGAGCCTGGAGCTGATGACTGTGAGGGgttcctcatctctctctctctctctctctctctctctctaccttgtGTTCTGTCGTTTAGATCTTTCTACTTACTCTCTATCTCTCGCTCACTCGCTCGCTCTATCCCTTTTCATTCTTGTTGTCTTTGAGCTTTCTTTGGGCCAAAGTATTAGCTTCAGGTGCATGCCGACCATAATGGTGGGAGCCACGATCCGTGCGGTCACCTGTAACGGTTACGACAGGAAGTGTAGTTGGCGACGAAGACCACTGGTTCAAAGGGCAGATGCGACCTTTAGTGGGTGTGGGTCCCGTTGTTCCGGGACTAACCACTTGTGACCACGGGCCAAATCATGTCTATATGAAAACACCCGACGCTGAAACCTCGTCCCAACCAGTCCTTCTGGTCTCCGTCGCCACGCTTCTCATCCTGGAACGCGGGGGCATCAGAAGTCTTCACTGTCAGTCAATTTTTCGAACACTCTGCAGGCAGAAAGACATTGGATATTTCGGGTGGGCTTTCCTTCATGACCCTGGGCCAAAGCATTCTACATGCAAGCCGTTCTTGGTATCAGCAACATCAACCTGGCACTACTCCTTGTTGCTCATATAGTCTGTTCGAGGCCCATCCATTCTGGACTTCAGATAGTGCAAGTGCTGAGGCAGACGATTTGGACTCAACACCTACCGTTGTCTGGTGTCCATCGTCATTGTCAATGGAACCATTCAATGAAGTTGGAAACGCCAAGAGGACCGACTTCCTTCTGTGGTTGATATGCACAGGGAGAGATGCATCGTTTTGGCCACGTTTCCAGAGAATCTATGTGGATGTCCATGGAACCTGCGTGCATCGGCGGAGCCACATTTGCTTGGCTGAGCTATCTGGACATGTACGTGAAGCCATAGTTTGGACACATTAGTTGTTCTTGGCGACCCATCGTGGTCATCTTGCCAATACAAATTGCACGCCTGTTAACGTAGAGGGAGCGGCTCTCCTTCACTCTTTCTAGCAACGTTATCTACGGCGAAGAACAAAGCACCTGCAGATGCACAAACGTTGCTGAGCACCAAAATACATGTGAGCTACATCATCCATCTAAGACAATAAAAAAGGGTCTATTTTCTTAAGATTATAAGATTATTCATTCGATATTTATCTATAATTCACGTAGAGCTTTTGGAATTACAGATAACCCAACTAAAATTTCTATTAGTTCCTACCTCATATTACTGGTGCTGAGAAATAAAAAGACAGAAATCTATTTGAAATCGACAGAATGAACGAGCTTGCAAAAGACAAAGCACCTTATCTCATACACAAATCTATTTGCAGCTGACAGAAAAAGCCTGGAAAAGACAAAGCACCTTATCTCATGGAGTGCAGTGAGAGGATAGGCTGGATTAAGCATAGAGATAAGAGCAGGAAGGATAAACAAGTCAATTTCTTCACTATAATCTAGACCTGACTCGCAGATCTATTTTTGTTCATAAAAATGTCTAAAATCCAATTTAAATGGATAATATATTCATTACCTAAATTATCTCCTTATCTCGCATATTAGGAATGACAATGGAACGTGTATTAAAAGGTATCGAAGTAGCATTTTAATGGACGGAGGAGCGGAGAGGCTGCAAAAGGAGTTGCACTTGCAGTGACAGTGGATAAGATAATAAAGTGGTAAAGGGGATTCCATTCGCTGTCCCACCTACTATATGGACTGCCCCTTTCCATCCCGAAACCCTAAGCTTCAGTATCTTCTTTATCTTGGAGGCAACTACGATCCATGCTACTAACGATGGCTAAAATGAGTATCACCCATCCATCCCCATAGATAATTCCATGATATTATGAAGCATGTacaataaatttatctttttttgtctTGTTCTATGACTATATACTTCAAAAATATTAGATGATGCAAGGTCTTGCTAGGCCAGGCTATAGCTCATAAAAGCATCCTTTAGCATGGGATCCATGCATATGCAAAAGCTAGCTCTATTACATGCAAAGCCATCCATCTTTAGCTTGTTAGCTTCAGGGTGTCATGCATGTTTCATATCACTTCCTTTTCTTGTCCCTCTTTATCTAAATATCTCTCGCAAACATGGTTCCTGAAGTCACCATGATTGAGCACAGAAGGATGATGTCAATTGGCTATATGAAAAGTATTTActacaaaatatgatttatatcTGTAGCATTAAGCTTTTGACTGACCTAAAACAGATTGAATCCAATGCCTTTGTTTGCTGCAAAGCCAAGTTAAAGCAACCTACAACTCCCTTCACTGGGAAGTAATCTACATCACCTCTCCGATTTGGACTTTAAAGCCGGAGTTAAAGACTGGAATGGTTAGGTTTCTGTCTCTTCTTTTTCACGTGGAAAATAACTAAAGCACTCGACATGTGAGGACTGGTGTTCGCGAGAAAGGGTTCTTTGAGGACTGGATTCTTATGGCTCCCACTCGAAGATATTGGATTCTTTCCATCCACAAGAGTAGACTTCCCTCGAGAGGCTGGAAGAATGCAAATCAAATAAGCCGAAGGATCGCTGGAGTCAATCTGCCACCAGTAGTATAGCAATATGAGTTGTGAGGCAAAAGTGCACAAGGCAGAAGAGGGTCCAGCATGAAGACCCCACTTGGGATCGCACATGGTTGGGTTATCACACCAATGTGATCCACACCTCTGCCAAGTCCTTTTTGAAAAGACAGGATAATCTTTGCATGATTCCTTGTACCCTTTGCTTTGGTGCCCATTTTGTGTCTACCCATGGAAGGTTCAAGCGATTCAAGTGTAGGCAGCACTGTGTCAGCCACCAGTTGTGTGGTGGGAAACAGCATGTACTTGTCAGTCAATATTTTAAGGAAAGGACATGGATGGCTGTGAGGTGTTCATTTGACCTGCTCGCTCTCTCGCCAGTCTCTTCGGGGTTAAGAAACCTGTTCTTGCCTCACGGGGTCTAAAACTTGACAGGTAAGTGGGGGCTGTTCTTGTGGGTGCGCCACCTTGTGATCATTCTCATTTCTCCAACATTATTATGTTGTATTCTTTTCTAGATATATTTTTATCTGAATGATATACAATTATTTATATCTaataactagagagagagagagagagagaagacgaaGTCTTTTACGGCAAAAAGATGCAGTGGTGGCGAGCAGCCTTGTTCTTCTGCCTCAACGATGGCGGACAAGGAGCTCCCCCGCCTCAGCGTAACAGAACCGACGACGTATGATTTGGGTCGACATCTCACCCTTATCTTTGAGATTCGTGAAGTGTTTGATTGATTATTCTAAAGAAGAGGTGGATAAAAATATGCTACACAGATTAATAGACAAAGAATGGAAATGAGATGCCAACTTTAATCCATTCATTCCTACCCCAGAATTCTAGCCAATTAATATGGAATGCGCTAATTACCCTGTCAACATTGCAGAGACCAGGTCATCTGTTCCTCGCCGATTTCGGCTCTCCCTAATCTGTCACAGTCCTAATCAAATCAGCCACACGTCCCAATTCTATTAACTTGCATTTCATGGCATTTATTTCATATGGCTAACAGAGAGCCTTGGCAGGATAACGTAAGCgtatcatcatcgtcgtcgtgaGTTCACACTGGTTTGGACGGTGGTGATGGCGCGGGATATGGACGGTCGAGCTCTGTCGGGTTTTCTCGTAATTAACGGTGAGGAGTTGGGGGAGTTATAAAGGTGAGTTAGCGCTTGCCTTCCTTTTTTTGATGCTTCGCGAGACGAAAATAGCGTTTACCGAGACGCAGCGGACTCGCGG comes from the Musa acuminata AAA Group cultivar baxijiao chromosome BXJ1-10, Cavendish_Baxijiao_AAA, whole genome shotgun sequence genome and includes:
- the LOC104000873 gene encoding transcription repressor MYB5-like; translation: MRNPSQSSAPGSSSTAAVEVEGRRRGGPTPCCSKVGLKRGPWTPEEDEVLASFVRREGEGRWRTLPKRAGLRRCGKSCRLRWMNYLRPSIKHGPIAPDEEDLILRLHRLLGNRWSLIAGRIPGRTDNEIKNYWNTHLSKKLISQGIDPRTHKPLASSTPDAIQQPLAPPSYTNPNPSTVLNIDPIVLRAQGTHRRGIGVQDNERSFSDRQNLQHDDDDDDEGWRNNELLDGATGNQEGGDYGTSEDGGIGIDCYTDDIFSSFLDSLINEDAFQLQHNVSNNDDNIILDNTINNNNSANGNNQEMQPAGASTAPSGPVCGFGTFWEAGFVGQIGLEEGVHEQFADHAGK